The stretch of DNA GCGAGATGATCGCCAGCCGGTAGGAGCCGGTGAACTGGATCGCCAGCGCCACGGTCAGCGAGCCGATCCAGGCCACGCCGTTCTGGCTGACCTCGTACAGCCCGAAGTACTCGCTCTCCTGCCCGGCCGGGATGATCTGGGCGAACAGCGAGCGTGACAGCGCCTGCGTCCCGCCGAGCACCAGGCCGATCGCGCAGCCCAGGACGTAGAACTGCCAGGCGGCGTGCTTGGTCATCGCGAAGGCCGAGGCCAGCAGCAGGATCCAGGCCAGCAGCGAGCCGCTGATGGTGCGCCGGGTCCCGTGCCGGGCGGCCAGGCGCCCCATCCACAGCGCGCCGCCGAAGGCCACGAACTGGACCACCAGGATGGCGCTGGCCATGACGGACTGGCCGAGGTCCAGCTCCTTGGTGCCGTAGGTGGAGGCGAAGGAGATGACGGTCTGCACGCCCTCGTTGTAGGCCATGTAGGCGAGCAGGAAGAGCAAGGCGTTCCGATTGCGGGACAGCGCCGCCAGGGTGCGGCCGAGCTGGCGGTAGCCGGTCCCGGACTCGGGGCGCTGCGCCTTCGGGAGCCGCGAGGTGCCGGCGGTCAGGCGGCGGATGCCGGCCGTGCCGAACACCAGCCACCACAGGCCGGCCGAGGCCAGCGCGACGCGTGCGGCGTGCCCCTGGGACAGGCCCAGGGCGCTGTGCGCGGTGTAGACGACCAGGTTCACGGTGAGCAGCACGGCGCCGCCGAGGTAGCCCACAGCCCAGCCCTTGGAGCTGATGGCGTCGCGCTCGTCGGGGGCGGCCAGGGTCGGCAGGTAGCCGTTGGCCAGCACGTTGGCGGTGGAGTAGCCGAGCGAGGCGGCCAGGAACAGCGCGCCGCCCCACAGGTAGGCGCCGCCGCTGACGGTGTAGAAGAGCAGGGTCGCCACGACGCCGACGCCCATCGCGGCGGTCAGCAGGCTGCGGGTGCGCCCGCTGCGGTCCGCGGCGGCGCCGACCAGCGGCAGGATCGCGGCCTGCAGGAGCGCGGCGGCGGTGACGGCGAAGGGGTAGAAGGACTCGGCGCGCACGCTCAGGCCGGCCAGGTGCAGGTAGTGGTCCGGGCCGCCGGCGGCGGTGCGCGCGATGTCGGTGAGGTAGGGGCCGAGGAAGACCGCGGTGACGGTGGTGGGGAAGGCGTGGGCGCCCCAGGCGTAGCGGTACCAGCCTTTGCGGCGGGAGAGCTGGGCCGGGTCGGGGGTGGTGGCGGCGGGCGCGGGTGCTGGGTCGGCGAGCGTGGCGGCGGTGGGCGGCTGCGGCTGCGGCGCGGCACCGAGGCTGGCTGTCCCGGCACCGGCCGTCCCCGCACCGAGCAGGCCCGCGGAGTCGAGCGCCCCCGGGTCGTAGCCGGTTCTGGGTCTGGCCCCGGCGCCGTCGGCGGTGAACGCGTCGGCGGTGTCGTCGATCGGCATCAGGACCAGGTCCCTCGTTTCGTCAGCACGGTTTTCAGCGTGTCCAGCCGGTCGGTCATGATGCCGTCCGCGCCCAGGTCGAGCAACCGTTCCATGTCAGCGGCCTCGTTGATCGTCCACACGTGCACCGGCAGCCCGGCGGCGTGGGCGGCGGCCAGCAGCCGGTCGTCGACCACGATGATGCGGCCCAGCGCCGGCGGCAGCTGCAGGCAGGCGGCGGCCAGCGGCGGCAGCGCGGCCGCCTGGGGCACCTCGCCGGGCTTGAGCCGGCGCGAGGCCCGCCAGAACCGGAACGCCTCGCGCGGCCCGGCGCTGGTGCACAGGTCGGGCCCGAAGGCGGCGCGCATCGCGGCCAGCCGGGTGTCGGAGAAGGAGCTGATGCAGACCCGGTCCACCGCGTCCATGTGGCGCAGCAGGACCGTCAGCGGCTCGATCGCGTTCGGCTCCTTGACGTCGATGTTGAACCGCGCGTCGGGGAAGGCCTCCAGCAGGTCGGCCATCGTCGGGATCGGCTCGTCGCCGATCCGCGCCTGGGCCACCTCGGCGGCGGTCAGCTCCCGGATGCGGCCCTTGGTGTCCGTGACGCGCTGCAGCCGCCGGTCGTGGAAGGCCAGCAGCACGCCGTCGGAGGTGGCGTGCACGTCCGTCTCCAGGTACCGGTAGCCGGTGTCGACGGCGATCTTGAACGCGGACAGGGTGTTCTCGCCGGCCGGACCGTCCGCGCCGCCCCGGTGGGCGAACGCGATGGGTCCGGGGTGCTCGAGGAACGCGTGGCGGGCGGTGCGGGCGGACATGGGCGCAAGTATCCCAAGCCGCGGGTCACAACTTCATCAAAGTGGGCGTGGCGGCATGCGGGGCCGGGCCGCAGTCCATACTCTGATGCGATCGCAGCCCGGGGGGAGCGAGGTTCGTGGTTTGCTGAGGGCGCGATGGCGTGAGCGAGCGTGGGGAGTGCGGGTTGAAGTCGGCGGGCCGGGCGGCGGACGATGCTGGGTCGGCCGAGGGCGATGACGCCGGCCTCGAAGCCGCCCCCGCGCAGCAGGCCGGCGAGGCCGGCGAGGGCGGACGGTTACGCCGGGCTTCGGACGTCCTGGGCGAGGTGCTGTTCGGCGGCGGGGCCGGACGTGCCAAACAGGGCGAGAGCCGACGGACCGAGCCCGGGCAGGATTCCGGGCAGGACCGCGGACAAGATCCCGGGCAGGACCTCGGGCAGGACCTCGGACGCGGCCTCGGACAAAGCCCCAGGACCGCCCGCTCCACCCACTCCGCCCGCTCCACCCACTCCGCCCGCTCCACCCACGCCCCAGAACCCGTCGAGCCCGCACCGAGCGTGGCCGCCGCCCCGGCCGCGTCCCGCATGACCACCCCCACCTGGTCCGACCCGGCCCCCGGCGACGAAGCCACCCGCTACCTGTGCGCCGCCACCCACCTCGACGCCGCCTTCACGCGGCGCGCCCTGAAGGAGTTCGTCTTCGACGAAGGCCGCGCCCCGGCCCCGACCACCGGCGTCGACGAAGTCCTGGTGCTGCGCCACGCGCTGGCCGCGCGCACCCGCCGTCTGCACCGCGACACGGCGCTGGTCGCCCTCATTGGCGTCGCGCTGCTGGTGTCGGTGTGGACCGTGGCGGCCTGGCTGGTGTGGGGCGCCGGGCTGCGGCTGCTGCTGGCCGGTGCCGGCCGCGGCGCGTCGGGCGGCCAGGCCGGCGGTGCCGAGGACTGGGCCGGCTCCGGGCCCGCGGAGGCCCTGCGGCCGCCGCAGACCGGCCCGGCGCCCGCGCCGCACGGCCGGGTCGCGACGCCCTCCTTCGCGCCGCTGGCCCGCTTCGTGGCCCTGGTGTGGGGCGTCGCCGGCGCGGGTGCGATCGCCTCCGCCGCGGGCCTGGCGCGGCCCTTCGGACTGCGGGTCCCGGCACGCTTCCACGACGCCGGCCCCGGCGCGCCGTGGGTGGCGTGGCTGTTCGTCCCGCTGGCCGGGGCCCTGACCGCGTGGCTGATCGTGCTGGCCGAACGGCTGGCGGCCCGCCACGTGCTGGTCGACAAGCTGCGCCGGGACCGCTTCGGCACGCACCGCTGGATCACCACCGAGACCGTCTGGGCCCGCCGCGCACTGGCCGAACTCGCGGCGCGCGCCGCCAGCGAGCGCCACGTCCTGGCCGACCCCGCGCGCCCCTTCGCCGGCTCCGGCCGCCAGGTCCTGCGCCGGCGCTGGCTGCTGGAGACCGGCCCCATCCGCTACGACGTCGAGGACCTGATCGAGCGCGTGACCGACACGCTGGCCGCCGGCGTGCCGGGCCTGGGCCCGGACGGGCTGCTGGACAAGGTGGCCTGGGACGACTTCGTGGTGGCCACCGGCCCGGTCCTGGCCGTCGGCCAGACCACCGACGCCTCCCTGCGTCTGCTGCCCTCGCCCCG from Catenulispora sp. GP43 encodes:
- a CDS encoding MFS transporter, which produces MPIDDTADAFTADGAGARPRTGYDPGALDSAGLLGAGTAGAGTASLGAAPQPQPPTAATLADPAPAPAATTPDPAQLSRRKGWYRYAWGAHAFPTTVTAVFLGPYLTDIARTAAGGPDHYLHLAGLSVRAESFYPFAVTAAALLQAAILPLVGAAADRSGRTRSLLTAAMGVGVVATLLFYTVSGGAYLWGGALFLAASLGYSTANVLANGYLPTLAAPDERDAISSKGWAVGYLGGAVLLTVNLVVYTAHSALGLSQGHAARVALASAGLWWLVFGTAGIRRLTAGTSRLPKAQRPESGTGYRQLGRTLAALSRNRNALLFLLAYMAYNEGVQTVISFASTYGTKELDLGQSVMASAILVVQFVAFGGALWMGRLAARHGTRRTISGSLLAWILLLASAFAMTKHAAWQFYVLGCAIGLVLGGTQALSRSLFAQIIPAGQESEYFGLYEVSQNGVAWIGSLTVALAIQFTGSYRLAIISLVAFFVLGLVLLARTDLRTAIRTAGNPVPERL
- a CDS encoding glycerophosphodiester phosphodiesterase family protein: MSARTARHAFLEHPGPIAFAHRGGADGPAGENTLSAFKIAVDTGYRYLETDVHATSDGVLLAFHDRRLQRVTDTKGRIRELTAAEVAQARIGDEPIPTMADLLEAFPDARFNIDVKEPNAIEPLTVLLRHMDAVDRVCISSFSDTRLAAMRAAFGPDLCTSAGPREAFRFWRASRRLKPGEVPQAAALPPLAAACLQLPPALGRIIVVDDRLLAAAHAAGLPVHVWTINEAADMERLLDLGADGIMTDRLDTLKTVLTKRGTWS